In a genomic window of Lycium ferocissimum isolate CSIRO_LF1 chromosome 9, AGI_CSIRO_Lferr_CH_V1, whole genome shotgun sequence:
- the LOC132031573 gene encoding uncharacterized protein LOC132031573: MVTAFPKKCYPPSKKAEIYDKIYEFKQRLREQLYEAWERFKEYLQKSSNHSFPEHILIEKFYRGLDLVTQPVTNNAADGCFINKSYQRVTNILDKLTTHNQAWHSNNADVVPYELAKNISLLTKKFDETQIKKVNVCEDDTVMPKGMYQTQDGPFHNGPPMQVEDANYVNNSQGGYKDRTTKVVTRIRINGDLSKVKSKSERTLSGLTKIVVSHAAAIQKLKSQMRYISREQHPPKKEGLPSDTIPNPKNGGGGVDRVDTKVVDLEPIDEEEEVQSEAQIIIDENPTDKKVADIPEIVKEADNTSKQTRLVKKKEDAKFEKFYDQLKQLSLNFPFLEVVKEVPSFSEYLKDLLTKKKTVQHETVSLTHTVSSIISTTTVQKKGDPGAFTIPCLGVPRLTTMRLQMADRSIKRPVGVVDDVLVRVGEFMLLADFVILDYVIDRDILIILERPFLATGRAQMDSEKNEIKFLVNDEEVMFQASKGMKLPSAYESISIIDSVDMVDEAVEFKMEKESLGEALVGILVNFDAADMEGYMETVNSLVGLGSYSYHPKKLNLDLENRTTLLAKPSIIEPPKLELKQLPSHLKYQFIGPNNALLVIVLVVLTEEQILQPLEVLCEYKCAIGLTITDIRGIPFGICEHKIKLEEDSKPSVEHQRRLN; the protein is encoded by the exons ATGGTGACTGCTTTTCCCAAGAAATGTTACCCTCCTAGCAAGAAGGCTGAAATTTATGACAAGATCTATGAATTTAAGCAGCGACTGAGGGAACAACTTTATGAAGCTTGGGAGAGATTCAAGGAGTATTTGCAgaagagttcaaatcatagttTTCCGGAGCACATATTAATAGAGAAGTTCTACCGAGGGCTAGATCTAGTGACGCAGCCAGTCACTAATAATGCAGCTGATGGTTGTTTTATTAACAAATCTTATCAACGAGTGACCAACATACTTGACAAGCTGACTACTCACAATCAGGCTTGGCATTCAAACAATGCTGATGTTGTACCTTATG AGCttgcaaaaaatatttccttgctaACAAAGAAGTTTGATGAAACCCAGATTAAGAAGGTAAATGTTTGTGAGGATGATACAGTTATGCCAAAAGGGATGTACCAGACTCAAGATGGTCCATTTCATAATGGGCCTCCTATGCAGGTCGAAGATGCTAACTATGTGAATAACTCTCAAGGGGGTTACAAAGACAGAACTACCAAAGTGGTTACCAGAATcagaatcaatggagacctcagCAAGGTTAAG TCTAAGTCTGAGAGGACTTTATCTGGGCTGACAAAGATAGTGGTTTCCCATGCAGCAGCTATTCAGAAGCTTAAGTCACAGATGAGGTATATATCTAGAGAGCAGCATCCTCCTAAAAAGGAAGGACTTCCGAGTGACACTATTCCGAATCCAAAGAATGGGGGAGGCGGTGTAGACC GGGTTGATACGAAGGTTGTTGATCTTGAGCCGATAGATGAAGAGGAAGAGGTGCAGTCTGAAGCACAAATTATTATTGATGAGAATCCTACTGACAAGAAGGTTGCTGATATTCCAGAGATTGTGAAGGAGGCTGATAACACGAGCAAGCAGACT AGGttggtaaagaagaaggaagatgctaagttcGAGAAGTTTTATGATCAGTTGAAGCAGTTATCTCTGAATTTTCCCTTCCTGGAAGTTGTCAAGGAGGTGCCTAGTTTTTCTGAATATTTGAAGGACCTGCTGACCAAGAAGAAAACGGTTCAACATGAAACCGTGAGTTTGACTCACACTGTGAGTTCCATCATCTCAACTACTACTGTTCAGAAAAAGGGAGATCCTGGGGCgttcaccattcctt GTTTGGGGGTGCCAAGGCTGACTACTATGAGGTTGCAGATGGCTGATAGGTCTATCAAAAGGCCTGTTGGTGTGGTTGATGATGTGCTTGTGCGGGTTGGTGAATTTATGTTGCTCGCTGATTTTGTAATTCTTGACTATGTTATTGATCGGGACATTCTTATTATTCTGGAGAGACCCTTCCTTGCTACAGGGAGAGCTCAGATGGAttcggagaaaaatgaaatcaagttccTAGTCAACGATGAAGAAGTTATGTTTCAGGCAAGCAAGgggatgaagttaccaagtgcttatgAGAGCATTTCGATAATTGATTCGGTTGATATGGTTGACGAAGCGGTGGAGTTCAAGATGGAAAAAGAAAGTTTGGGTGAAGCTCTAGTTGGTATTCTTGTGAACTTTGATGCTGCGGACATGGAGGGTTATATGGAGACAGTTAATTCACTTGTTGGGTTAGGGTCATATTCTTACCACCCAAAGAAACTAAATCTTGATTtggaaaatagaacaactcTTCTAGCAAAGCCTTCGATCATTGAGCCACCTAAGTTGGAGCTTAAGCAGCTCCCATCACATCTGAAGTACCAGTTCATTGGTCCGAACAATGCATTGCTAGTGATTGTTTTAGTCGTACTGACTGAGGAGCAGATTCTGCAGCCTTTGGAGGTATTGTGTGAATATAAGTGTGCTATTGGTTTGACCATAACAGACATTCGGGGTATTCCATTTGGGATCTGTGAGCATAAAATCAAATTGGAGGAGGATAGCAAGCCCAGTGTAGAGCATCAGAGGAGACTGAACTAG